A genomic segment from Flavobacterium inviolabile encodes:
- a CDS encoding NUDIX hydrolase, producing the protein MYKVFVNDKPLFLTNEIVKETDFQLFLLESVDIKQVIVKMFQNKIQKAFLYYPDEKEILKKLKEKIPVVKAGGGLVYNRKGEVLFIFRNGKWDLPKGGIEKKEEIEQTAMREVEEETGVDGLKITQKLQKTYHVFKRNGRYKLKVTHWFEMKTNFEGIPQGQIEEGIEKVAWLKPDEVKEALTNSYENIKLLFQAEKVL; encoded by the coding sequence ATGTATAAAGTTTTTGTGAACGACAAACCACTTTTCTTGACAAATGAAATTGTTAAAGAAACCGATTTTCAACTTTTTCTTTTGGAAAGTGTTGATATAAAGCAAGTTATTGTTAAAATGTTTCAAAACAAAATTCAGAAAGCTTTTTTATACTATCCGGACGAAAAGGAAATCCTGAAGAAACTCAAGGAGAAGATTCCGGTAGTAAAAGCGGGCGGCGGATTAGTGTACAACCGGAAAGGAGAGGTACTTTTTATCTTTAGAAACGGCAAATGGGACCTTCCCAAAGGCGGAATCGAGAAAAAAGAAGAGATCGAACAAACGGCCATGCGCGAAGTGGAAGAAGAAACCGGTGTTGACGGTTTGAAAATTACGCAGAAGTTACAGAAAACCTATCATGTTTTTAAGCGCAACGGGCGGTATAAGCTGAAAGTAACCCATTGGTTTGAGATGAAAACGAATTTTGAAGGGATACCACAGGGACAAATTGAAGAAGGTATTGAAAAAGTTGCCTGGCTGAAACCGGATGAGGTGAAAGAAGCGCTGACCAATTCCTATGAAAATATTAAGCTGTTGTTTCAGGCAGAAAAAGTTTTATAA
- a CDS encoding M14 family metallopeptidase: MKFIKILLILPFLHSLPTMAQQKFPTPYEKGNGNQTATYEETIAYFQLLDQNFETIAMKTMGQTDSGEPLHIVTFNPGKNFDFPEIQKNKAVLLINNGIHPGEPDGIDATMMLFRDLATGKITAPKNTVVVAIPIYNIGGALNRNSTSRVNQNGPEEFGFRGNARNYDLNRDFVKSDTRNARSFAEIFQLVYPDVFIDNHVSNGADYQYTLTYISTHYQKLGGTAGTYFNTDMYPAILKDLQSKKIEPVPYVNIYNKTPENGFAKNMETARFSTGYAAMFNSFGAMVETHMLKKYSDRVKVTYEYMITTLNYTDKNFQTIKKIRKETLASYTPDQKYTVEWEIDSAKVTQIPFLGYEGKYKASAVSGKPRLYYDRSKPFKKMIPYYEVYKPKKQVTIPEYYVIPKQWWNVLDLLKLNNIEMKQLKQDTLITVESYRIADYKTGNSAFEGHYGHSNTTVTVEKKPVTLKKGDYLIATQQKNVKFLLETLEPEAVDSYFNWNFFDAVLQQKEYYSPYVFEDVAKQLLDENPELRAALEKKRKSDPKFESSGDAQLDWVYKNSKYYEKSHLQYPVYRIMK, encoded by the coding sequence ATGAAATTCATAAAAATCCTACTGATCCTCCCCTTTCTGCATTCCCTTCCGACAATGGCACAGCAAAAATTTCCGACACCTTATGAAAAAGGAAATGGCAACCAGACGGCAACCTATGAAGAGACCATTGCCTATTTCCAGTTACTGGATCAGAATTTTGAAACCATTGCCATGAAAACCATGGGACAAACAGACAGCGGCGAACCGCTGCATATTGTTACGTTTAATCCCGGAAAAAACTTCGACTTTCCGGAAATACAGAAAAACAAAGCCGTTCTTTTAATCAACAACGGAATACATCCCGGAGAACCGGACGGTATAGATGCTACCATGATGCTGTTCCGGGATCTGGCTACCGGAAAAATCACTGCTCCCAAAAACACGGTTGTCGTAGCCATTCCGATTTACAATATCGGCGGAGCCTTAAACAGAAATTCAACTTCCCGCGTTAACCAAAACGGACCGGAAGAATTCGGATTCCGCGGAAATGCCCGGAATTATGACCTGAATCGGGATTTTGTTAAATCGGATACCCGAAATGCCCGTAGTTTTGCGGAAATCTTCCAATTGGTTTATCCGGATGTTTTTATCGACAACCATGTTAGTAACGGTGCCGATTATCAATATACATTAACCTATATTTCCACACATTATCAGAAATTAGGCGGTACTGCCGGAACATATTTCAATACCGATATGTATCCCGCCATTTTAAAAGACCTGCAGTCCAAAAAAATTGAACCGGTTCCTTATGTGAATATTTACAATAAAACACCCGAAAACGGCTTTGCCAAAAACATGGAAACAGCCCGTTTTTCTACCGGTTATGCCGCAATGTTCAATTCCTTCGGAGCCATGGTGGAAACCCACATGCTAAAAAAATACAGCGACCGTGTAAAGGTGACGTACGAATACATGATAACTACCTTAAACTATACCGATAAAAACTTCCAGACGATTAAGAAAATCCGGAAAGAAACCCTTGCCAGCTATACGCCAGACCAAAAATATACGGTAGAATGGGAAATCGATTCGGCCAAAGTAACCCAAATCCCGTTTTTAGGATATGAAGGCAAATACAAAGCCAGTGCTGTTTCCGGCAAACCGAGATTGTATTACGACCGTTCCAAACCATTCAAAAAGATGATTCCCTATTATGAAGTTTACAAACCTAAAAAGCAGGTTACTATTCCGGAATATTACGTGATCCCGAAACAATGGTGGAATGTTCTGGACCTGCTGAAACTGAATAACATTGAAATGAAACAGCTGAAACAGGATACGCTCATTACTGTGGAAAGCTACAGAATAGCCGATTATAAAACCGGAAACAGTGCTTTTGAAGGTCATTACGGCCATTCCAACACTACCGTTACCGTTGAAAAAAAGCCCGTTACGTTGAAAAAAGGGGATTACCTGATTGCCACCCAGCAGAAAAATGTAAAATTCCTGTTGGAAACTTTAGAACCGGAAGCTGTTGATTCCTATTTCAACTGGAATTTCTTTGATGCCGTTTTACAGCAAAAGGAATACTACTCTCCTTATGTATTTGAAGATGTGGCAAAACAGTTACTGGATGAAAACCCGGAACTGAGAGCAGCACTGGAAAAAAAGAGAAAAAGCGATCCTAAATTTGAAAGCAGCGGTGACGCCCAACTGGACTGGGTCTATAAAAACTCTAAATATTACGAGAAATCACACCTGCAGTATCCGGTATACCGCATCATGAAATAA
- the pyrE gene encoding orotate phosphoribosyltransferase yields MIFNTDTAKKTAELLLQINAIKLNPKNPFTWASGWKSPIYCDNRITLSFPPIRNYIREEFAKNIEKEFGKPDVIAGVATGAIGIGILVAEYLGLPFVYVRPEPKKHGRQNQVEGFLQKGQNVVVVEDLISTGKSSLMAVEALKEAGANVKGMVAIFTYGFEIATENFKEANVNLYTLGNYDTLLEEAVAKKYITEEEHETLKEWRKSPSTWGIEV; encoded by the coding sequence ATGATTTTTAATACAGACACAGCTAAAAAAACTGCCGAATTGCTTTTACAAATAAACGCAATTAAATTAAATCCAAAAAATCCTTTTACATGGGCTTCTGGATGGAAGTCGCCTATTTATTGCGACAACCGTATAACCCTCTCATTTCCACCGATAAGAAATTATATCCGTGAGGAATTTGCGAAAAACATTGAAAAAGAGTTTGGAAAACCGGATGTAATAGCCGGAGTAGCAACCGGAGCCATTGGCATTGGTATATTGGTTGCAGAATATTTAGGTTTACCATTTGTTTATGTTCGTCCGGAACCTAAAAAACACGGAAGACAAAATCAGGTAGAAGGCTTTTTACAAAAAGGCCAGAACGTGGTTGTGGTGGAAGACCTGATCAGTACCGGAAAAAGCAGTCTTATGGCTGTTGAAGCTTTAAAAGAAGCCGGTGCAAATGTAAAAGGTATGGTGGCCATTTTTACGTATGGTTTTGAAATTGCTACTGAAAATTTCAAAGAAGCCAACGTTAACCTCTATACTTTGGGGAACTACGACACCTTACTGGAAGAAGCAGTTGCCAAAAAATACATTACCGAAGAAGAACATGAAACCTTAAAAGAATGGCGTAAAAGCCCTTCAACCTGGGGAATTGAAGTTTAA